The genomic interval GATCGTCGAGGCCGCCAGCAACGACGGCTACCTGCTCCAGCACGCGACCGCCCTCGGCATCCCGGTGCTCGGCATCGAGCCGGCCGCGAACATCGCCAAGATCGCCAACGAGAACGGCATCCGGACCGAGAGCTACTTCCTCGGCGAGGAGACCGGCAAGGACGCGGCCGCCCGGCACGGGCAGGCGGACCTGGTCGTCGGCAACAACGTGTTCGCGCACGTCCCGGACATCGTCGACTTCGCCAAGGGCCTGCGCGCGCTGGTGAAGGACGACGGGCTGGTGTCGCTGGAGTTCCCGCACCTGCTGCGGCTGATCGAGCGTCGCCAGTACGACACGATCTACCACGAGCACTACCAGTACCTGACGCTCAAGACCGCTGCGCTGGCGCTGGAGAAGGCCGGCCTGAAGGTGGTCGACGTCCAGGAGCTGGCCAGCCACGGCGGCTCGCTGCGGCTGTTCAGTACGCCGGCCGAGACCGCCGGCGAGCCGACCGAGCTGGTCGGCAAGGTGCTGCAGGACGAGAAGGACGCCGGTCTGCACACGGTCGAGGGCCACCTGGGCTTCGCCGACGAGGTGTTCGCGATCAAGTCCGACCTGCTGGAGTTCCTGATCCAGGCCCGCCGCGACGGCAAGTCGGTGGCCGGGTACGGCGCTCCCGGCAAGGGGAACACGCTGCTCAACCACTGCGGCATCCGCGAGGACCTGCTGGAGTACACGGTCGACCGCAGCCCGCACAAGCACGGGATGTACCTGCCCGGTACGCACATCCCGATCTTCGCCCCGGAGCGCCTGGCCGAGACGCGCCCCGACTACATCGTGATCCTGCCGTGGAACCTGCGCGCGGAGATCGTCCACCAGCTCGGCTACGCACGGGAGTGGGGCGCGAAGTTCGTCGTACCCATCCCGCAGCTCGAAGTGATCTGAAAGGCGTTGGGGGGAAGGAAGTCAGATGAAGGTCGTGATCTTCTGCGGGGGGCTCGGGCTGCGGATGCGCAGCGGCGTCGATTCCGCACCGAAACCGATGATGACGATCGGCGACCGGCCGGTCCTGTGGCACATCATGCGGTACTACGCGCACTTCGGCCACACCGAGTTCATCCTGTGCCTGGGCTTCGGGGGAGCCGCGGTCAAGAACTACTTCCTGAACTACGAGGAGACCGTTTCCAACGACTTCGTGATGACGAAGGGCGGCGAGCACATCGAGCTGCTCGACTCCGACATCAGCGAGTGGAAGATCACCTTCGTCGACACCGGCATCGACACCTCGATCGGTGAGCGGCTGCGCCGGGTCCGGCCGTTCCTGGAGGACGACGACGCCTTCCTGGCCAACTACGGTGACGTGCTCACCGACGCGCCGATGGACAAGATCGTCGACCACGTGATGACCAGCGACATCACCGCCAGCCTGCTCGCGGTGCCGCCGCAGGCCTCGTTCCACACGGTCGAGTTCGGCACCGACTCCCGGGTCACCGGGCTGCGGTCGGCGGTCGACCTGAACGTCTGGATCAACGGTGGGTTCTTCGTCATCAAGAAGGAGATCTTCGACGTCCTGCACGAGGGCGAGGACCTGGTCGGCGATGCGTTCCCGCGGCTGGCCGCGATGCGCAAGCTCGAGGCAATCCCGCACCACGGGTTCTGGGCGCCGATGGACACGCTCAAGGAGCGCAGCCAGCTCGAGGAGCTGTACCGATCCGGCAAGAAGCCGTGGGCGCTGTGGAGCCACCAGGTCCGCCAGCAGCAGGCACAGGTGCTGGACAAGGAACCCGCGGTGTCGGCGGACGCGCCGGTAGTGGTGGCGATCTGATGCTTCCGTTCCAGCTCGGCCTGATCGACGGGCCGGTTCATCTGGTTGCCCTCGGCGCCCATCCGGACGACATCGAGATCGGCTGCGGCGGCACGCTGCTGAAGCTGGCCGAGTCGGTACCGGAGCTGACCGCCGAGTTCGTGATCGCGACCGGTACGCCGCTGCGCCTGGAGGAGGCCCGCCGCGCGGCGGAGCTGTTCCTGCCGGAGTGCGAGGTGACCGTCACCTCGGCCGAGCTGCCGGACGGCCGGTTGCCGTCGCACTGGAACGAGACCAAGGAGTTGCTCGAGGCAACGGCTCGGGGGAGCCGTCGTCCCGACATCGTGTTTGCCCCGAGCAAGCACGACGCGCACCAGGACCACCGGCTGATCGCCGAGCTGGCGCCGACGGTGTGGCGCAGCCATCTGGTGCTGCACTACGAGATCCCCAAGTGGGACGGCGACATCAGCCGGCCGTGGCTGTACGTCGAGCTCACCGAGGAGCAGCTGCGGGACAAGGTCGCGCTGCTGCACAAGGCATACCCGTCCCAGGTCCCGCACGACTGGTTCGACGAAGAGGTCTTCGCCGGGCTGGCCCGGCTGCGCGGAATGGAGTGCCGGGCGAAGTACGCCGAGGCGTTCACCACGGCCAAAGCGACATTGACATGGTGAGCGAGGGGGATGCAGTGAGCTTCGAGTGTCGTGGCTGCGGCGCGGAGAACGTCGTACCTGTCGTGGACATCGGCGACCAGCCGTGTGCCGACCACTTCCCGCCGGCCGACAGTCCTGGACCCGACCCGCGCTGGCCGCTGGCGCTCTGGCTGTGCCGGGAGTGCACGCTGGTGCAGCTCGGCCCGGTCGAGGCGCAGATGGCCGAGGAGCCGCTGGCTGTCGAGTCCGCGACCAGCCGCGCGCATGCGGAGGCCGGGGTCAAGGAGATCCTCAGCGATCACCCGGAACTGAGCAGCGGGACGGTGTTCGAGTTCGGCAGTCCGCATGGCGGGTCCTGGCTCGATCACTTGTACGTCGCGGGCTGCAGGCTCGCGGGCGATGGCGAGAAGGCCGACCTGGTGGTCGACGTCCACGGGATCGTGCATGAGCCGCAGTACGGCGACTCGCTGAAGCTGCGGGCGGAACGGCTCGCGCCGGGCGGCCTGCTGGTGATGGAGTTCCACCACCTGCTGCCGTTGTTCATCGGCAACCAGTTCGACACGATCCGGCACGGCCACTGGGCGTATGTCTCGCTCCGCGCGCTGCAGAACATCGCGGCGCTGCACGGTCTGACCGTCGAGTCGGTCAACCAGGTCGACATGTACGGCGGCAGTCTGATGGTGATGCTGCGGCACACCGCGGACGCCAAGCCGGATCAGTCGGTCGACGTGGTGCTGGAGGACGAGGAAGCGGCCGGGATCGCCGACGAGGTTCAGCTCGGCAGCCTGCAGGAGGCCGCACGGCACGCCGCCGGCGCGTTGCACGAAGAGCTGAGCCGCCATCAAGCCGCAGGTCGCACGGTTCTCGGGTACGGCGCGCCGTCCAAGGCGCCGGTGCTCCTGGATCTGAGCAACGTGACGACCGACCTGCTGCCGTTCACCGTCGATCTCGCACCAGGCAAGCACGGCCGCCGGATCCCCGGCGCGTGCATGGTCCCGATCCGGCCGATCGAGGAACTGAAGGCCGCGCGGCCGGATGTCGTCCTCGTGCTGACCTGGGACATCGCCGACGAGATCGTCGCGCAACTCGAAGCAGACGGCGGCTGGGGCGCCACCTACCTGGTCCCACTGCCGGAACCCCATGAGCTGGGGGCTCGACGTCAAGACGTCAGTTGAACCGGGGAAGAGGAACCAGAAAATGACATCACTTGCAGGCAGCCTTCGTGATTCCGGGCTGGATATGCTGAAACGCCTGCTCCGCGGGCCGATGGCACGGGTGCGGGCGGTCCACCGGCTGCGCTGGCGGGTGACCTCGCGAGAGGCGCTGTTCACCCAGGTCTACGAGTCGTCGGGGTGGGACAGCGCGGAGTCCGGCTCCGGCACGGGCTCCGAGCTGCGCGCCACCGTCGACATCCGCGAACGCCTGCCTGAGCTGCTGACCCGTCACGGCGTGACGACGATGCTCGACGCGCCCTGCGGCGACCTGAACTGGATGCGTCACATCGATCTTCCGGTGCAGAAGTACCACGGGGTGGACATCGTCGCGAGTGTGATCGAGAAGAACCAGGAGGAGTACGGGAACACGCAGCGCGATTTCGCGGTCGCCGACCTGACCAAGGGCGAGCTGCCCAAGGTCGACCTGGTGCTGTGCCGGGACTGTCTTGTGCACATCTCGTTCCAGGACGCAGCGGACATCCTGGAGAACTTCCGCTCCACCGGCGCGAAGTGGCTGGTGATCAACCAGTACGACGATGTCGAGCGCAACCACAACCAGTTCACCGGCCGGAACTGGCGGCGGCTGAACATGCTCCTGCCGCCGTTCAACTTCCCGGAACCGCTCGAGTCCTTCCCCGACGGCGGCGAGGTCGACCCGAACCGGCTCGGACTCTGGCGTCTCCAGGATCTGCCGGCCGTCCAGCGAAGCGGTCTGTGAGCCGACCATGAGAGCTGTTCTACGCCGCCTCACCTGGGGACTCGCCGACCAGGCTGTCACCAGCCTGGTCAGCTTCCTGGTGGGCATCGTCGTCGCCCGGGAGCTGGGCGCGCTGCAGTTCGGCGCGTTCAGCCTGGCCTGGGTGACGTACGGCGTGGTCCTGAACATCTCCCGCGGCCTGGCGACCGATCCGTTGGCGGTGCGGTTCAGCGGCCTGGATCGGTCGGTCTGGCGGGCAGCGGTCGCGAAGTCGTCCGGGATGGCGATCGTGGTCGGTCTCGGCCTCGGTGCGGTCTGCGCGGCCGTCGGTCTGTTGATCGGCGGGCACGCCGGCCAGGCATTCATTGCCCTGGGCATCGTGCTGCCCGGCCTGATGCTGCAGGACAGCTGGCGGTTCGCCTTCTTCGCATCGGGACAGGGCGGCAAGGCCTTCGTCAGCGACATCACCTGGGCGCTGGGATTGGTGCCGCTGCTGTACCTGGCCTCACAGCACGCCAGTGTGACCAGGTTCGTCCTGGCCTGGGGTGCAGCCGGGGTGTTCGCGGCGCTGGTGAGCGGGCTGCAGGCAGGCATCCTGCCGCGGCCGACGCTGGCGCGCCGCTGGCTGTCCGAACACCGCGATCTGAGCCTTCGCTACCTGACCGAGAACCTGACGCTCAGTGGGGCCTATCAGCTCCGCATGTACGGCCTGGGTGCCTTCGCCGGCGTCGCAGCCGTGGGTACGGTGCGTGGCGCCGAGATGCTGCTCGGACCGTTCTTCATCGTGCTGTCCGGCATCGGACTGGTCGCGGTGCCGGAAGCGGCCAGGGTACTGCGTCGATCGGTGCGGGCACTGCCAGTGTTCTGCTTGCTGCTCGGTGGCGCGCAGGCGATCGCCGCGCTGGCCTGGGGTCTGCTGCTGCTGTTCGCGCTGCCGGACGAGTGGGGACACGCGCTGCTCGGCGAGGTCTGGCTGACCGCGTCCGCATTGGTGCTGCCGGCAACTTTGTCGGTGGCCAGCGCGGGCTTCAACACCGGAGCCGCGGCCGGTCTGCGCGCGCTCGGTATCGCCCGCCGCAGTCTCAAGGCCCAGCTCTGCGCCTCCGCCTTCTACCTCGTCGGCGGCGTGGTCGGTGGCGCACTGGACGGTGCGCGTGGTTCGGCCTGGGGCGCTGCGAGCGCGACGTTCGCGGCGGCGTTCGTCTGGTGGTACACGCTGCGCGTCGGCGTCCGGGAGCGCAAGCAGCTGGAGTCTGCGGTGAATTCTGACGATGCGCAGACCGTCCTTCCCGAAGTGAGAAGCA from Kribbella sp. NBC_00709 carries:
- a CDS encoding class I SAM-dependent methyltransferase, with translation MNSCRICGAELTRTFVDLGMSPPCESYLRADQIDSGETFYPLNVRICDNCLLVQLPAYVAADDVFSDYLYFSSYSTSWVEHARRFVVDMQERLDLGAESLIVEAASNDGYLLQHATALGIPVLGIEPAANIAKIANENGIRTESYFLGEETGKDAAARHGQADLVVGNNVFAHVPDIVDFAKGLRALVKDDGLVSLEFPHLLRLIERRQYDTIYHEHYQYLTLKTAALALEKAGLKVVDVQELASHGGSLRLFSTPAETAGEPTELVGKVLQDEKDAGLHTVEGHLGFADEVFAIKSDLLEFLIQARRDGKSVAGYGAPGKGNTLLNHCGIREDLLEYTVDRSPHKHGMYLPGTHIPIFAPERLAETRPDYIVILPWNLRAEIVHQLGYAREWGAKFVVPIPQLEVI
- a CDS encoding PIG-L deacetylase family protein; amino-acid sequence: MLPFQLGLIDGPVHLVALGAHPDDIEIGCGGTLLKLAESVPELTAEFVIATGTPLRLEEARRAAELFLPECEVTVTSAELPDGRLPSHWNETKELLEATARGSRRPDIVFAPSKHDAHQDHRLIAELAPTVWRSHLVLHYEIPKWDGDISRPWLYVELTEEQLRDKVALLHKAYPSQVPHDWFDEEVFAGLARLRGMECRAKYAEAFTTAKATLTW
- a CDS encoding class I SAM-dependent methyltransferase, encoding MSFECRGCGAENVVPVVDIGDQPCADHFPPADSPGPDPRWPLALWLCRECTLVQLGPVEAQMAEEPLAVESATSRAHAEAGVKEILSDHPELSSGTVFEFGSPHGGSWLDHLYVAGCRLAGDGEKADLVVDVHGIVHEPQYGDSLKLRAERLAPGGLLVMEFHHLLPLFIGNQFDTIRHGHWAYVSLRALQNIAALHGLTVESVNQVDMYGGSLMVMLRHTADAKPDQSVDVVLEDEEAAGIADEVQLGSLQEAARHAAGALHEELSRHQAAGRTVLGYGAPSKAPVLLDLSNVTTDLLPFTVDLAPGKHGRRIPGACMVPIRPIEELKAARPDVVLVLTWDIADEIVAQLEADGGWGATYLVPLPEPHELGARRQDVS
- a CDS encoding class I SAM-dependent methyltransferase, with the translated sequence MTSLAGSLRDSGLDMLKRLLRGPMARVRAVHRLRWRVTSREALFTQVYESSGWDSAESGSGTGSELRATVDIRERLPELLTRHGVTTMLDAPCGDLNWMRHIDLPVQKYHGVDIVASVIEKNQEEYGNTQRDFAVADLTKGELPKVDLVLCRDCLVHISFQDAADILENFRSTGAKWLVINQYDDVERNHNQFTGRNWRRLNMLLPPFNFPEPLESFPDGGEVDPNRLGLWRLQDLPAVQRSGL
- a CDS encoding glucose-1-phosphate cytidylyltransferase, whose product is MKVVIFCGGLGLRMRSGVDSAPKPMMTIGDRPVLWHIMRYYAHFGHTEFILCLGFGGAAVKNYFLNYEETVSNDFVMTKGGEHIELLDSDISEWKITFVDTGIDTSIGERLRRVRPFLEDDDAFLANYGDVLTDAPMDKIVDHVMTSDITASLLAVPPQASFHTVEFGTDSRVTGLRSAVDLNVWINGGFFVIKKEIFDVLHEGEDLVGDAFPRLAAMRKLEAIPHHGFWAPMDTLKERSQLEELYRSGKKPWALWSHQVRQQQAQVLDKEPAVSADAPVVVAI